Part of the Nocardioides perillae genome is shown below.
TCGAAGAAGTCGCGGTGCCACACTCGCATCCCGAAGCGGGAGTCGTAGTCCTTGCGGAACCAGCGGCGGTAGTCCTCGTCCTGCAGCAGCGCGTTGCGCTCGACCTCGTCGGCCAGGTGCAGCGCGGCCGCGCCCGAGCCGAACTCCTCGAAGATCACCAGGTCGATGCCGTCGGCGTAGACCTCGAAGGGCACCGGCAGGTGCTGCCAGCGGAAGTCGCCGCCGAGCCGGTTCACCGCGGCCGCCATCGGGCCCATGATCGAGACCAGCGCCGGGTTGGCCTTGATGTCGGCGGCCGAGAGCAGGCTGGTCTTCAGCTGCCGGCGGCCGCGCCCGCCCGGCCCGGGCAGCGTGCCGAGCACCATCGAGGCGATCGAGCGCGGCGAGGCGATGTCGGGCCCGCCCTGCAGCACCCGGCCGCGCTCCCGCAGCACCGACTCGAGCCGGCGGCGCTCACGGGCCTTCGCGTAGGTCGACGGCAGCGTGCGGGAGCGGCACCGCTCGCCGTCGAGCTTGTCGAAGAGCAGCTGCTGGGCCGACATGCCGACGAAGCCGGCGTCGAGGGCCTCGGCCAGCCGCAGCTGCATGGTGGCCAGCTCCGCCTCGGTGGGGCGCACCTCGTCGCGCGTGGCGCGGTCGAGGCCCATGCCTGCGGCCCGGATGTCGGAGTGGCCGAGGAAGGCCGCGACGTTGGGGCCGAGGGGCAGGGCGTCGAGCGCCTCGGCGTACTCGGCGGCGCTGGTCCACCTCTGGTGGCGCTCCAGGGTGTCGACCACGTGGCGGCGCGGGATGGCTTCCACCCGGCCGAAGAGGTCACCGGCGTCCTCGGGGGAGCAGTGCACCGTCGACAGCGAGCACGAGCCGAGCAGCACCGTCGTGGTGCCGTGCCGCACCGACTCGGCCAGCCCCGGCTGGTCGAGCACCTCCACGTCGTAGTGGGTGTGGACGTCGACCATACCCGGCATCACCCACCGGCCGGTCGCGTCGACCAGGCGGGCGCCCTCCTCGGGCAGCGGGCTCGCCGAGACCGCGGCGACCACGCCGTCGCGGATGCCGAGGTGCCGCACGCTGCTCGGCGCGCCGGACCCGTCGAACCAGCGCCCGCCGCGCACGACGGTGTCGAAGGGACCGCGGGTGGCACGGGGAGTGTCGGAGGTCACGTGCAGATGACACCCCGGCGGGGGCTCAGCGGTCAAGCATGCCGACGGTACGCGAGCGCCGCCCGGGGCCTCAGCGCACGGCGTAGACGCTGAAGCGGTAGCGGGCACCGTCGTCGAGCGGCACGCCCCGGCACGACCACTCCGTGCCGCGGCCGCAGCGGTAGCGGGTCGAGGCGTTGGCCAGCGTGACGGTCACCTTGGTCACGCCGGTGTGGAACGGCAGCCGCACCCGGGCCCCGCCCGAGCGGTCCAGGCGCACCACGCGCCGCTGCACCTCGCCGCCGCGCAGGTGCACGAGCGCGTGGGCCGCCGGGCTGGTCGCGCGACCGGGACCGTCGACGCGCAGCAGCAGGCGCCAGCGACCCGGGAGGGCGCCGCGGCGCACGTCCCAGCTGGTCGAGGACAGGTGGGCGAGCCGGGTGGCGACCTGCCCGGTCCCGCGCTTGCCAAGACGCAGCGTCCAGGAGCCCTTCACCGGGGTGCGGGGCCACGCGGCGCCCTCGCTGTAGGACTGCGCGGGGACGGTGCCGGCCGCGGCGTACTGCGCGAAGAGGGTCGGGAAGGCGACCTTGCGCGCGGCGACCACGCTGCGCACGGCGGCGGTGCTGTGCTGGTCGGGTGCGCCGCGGAAGTCGCCCGCGCGCCGCCACACGGCCTTGACCACGCCGCGGCCGAAGCGCTGCGAGAGGTGCTCGAAGAAGACCCAGTTGCCGTAGGGCGTGGAGGAGCCATAGTCGAAGAAGTCCAGCGACGTGCGCGGACGGCGCAGCTGGCTAGCGAACAAGTACTGACGGTTGTCGTCGACGTCGTCGGCGAACTGCTCCTCGATCCAGGTGGCGGTGGCCTCGAGCAGCCAGCGGTCCTCGGCGAAGTCGTAGGCGTACTGCACGGCGTGGAAGAACTCGTGGGCAGCGGTGACCCGCAGCGTGTCGAGCGGCACGCCGCCGAACTCGTCCTTTGCGAAGTCGTCGTCGAGCACGCAGTAGCCCGGGGCGGTGCGCGGCGCGGAGGCGCGGCGCCCGCCGGGGATCTCGGGCGCGCAGTAGCCGTAGTAGCCCTGACCACCGAGACTTCCGAGGTCCTTCAGGTAGACGTCGAACTTGCGGTCGCCGCCGCGGGCGCCGTCGAAGAGCGGCGCGCGGTAGCCCAGGGTCCCCACGTGGTGGTCCCACACCTGCTGCACCACGTCGAGCGTCGTGCGCTCCCAGCCGGCCGGCGGGCGGTCGTTGCCGGAGGTCACGTGGTGCACGCAGACGTTCTTCGTGCAGTTGACCTCGGGCTTCGTGGTGTACGGCGCCGAGCCCTCCGGGGCGACCGGGTCGCGAGGGTCGGTGGGCCGGGCGTCGGGGCGGGCCAGGGCCGCCTCGGCCTCGCGGCGGTCGGTGCCGCGCAGCGCGGGCAGCGCAAGGGCCAGGTCGCGCAGCGCGACGGTGGGGGAGGCGTCGCCCGGCAGCGCGTCGCCCTCGAGCACCCGGGTGGCCGTCTCGAGGGCCTCCTCGGCCGCCGGCGCCGCCGACCCGGGCAACACGGGGAGCACGGGTGACGCGCCGGCCCCGCCGGGCTGACCGGGGTGACCGGGGTGACCGGGGTCCGCCGCGGCGGGCAGCGCGGCCGCGCCGAGGGCGGCGACGAGCAGGACGGTGGCGACGGTGCGGGCCGAGCGGCGCAAGGTTCCCCCGGGGAAGGATCGCGTCAGGCGGACGCTGGGGCGTCCGGGTGGGCTGCGCCCGATCCTCCCACAGCGCGGCCGTCTAGACCGAGCCGGCGATCTTCTCGATCAGCGCGGTCGTCGAGATCGCGGGGGTGCGGGGCAGGTAGACGACCTCGCACACGTCCTCGAACTCGTCGAAGCGGCCCGCCCAGTCGTCGCCCATCACCAGCACGTCGGCGCCGTGCTCGAGGATGTAGTCGCGCTTCTGCTCCAGGCTCTCCTCGACGAAGACCGCGGAGACCGGCTTGAGCGCGGCCACGATCGCGAGCCGCTCGTCCTGGCTGAAGACCGGCTCGCGGCCCTTCTTGCGCAGGTTGAGCGCGTCGGCCGACACCCCGACGACGAGGCGGTCGCCGAGCGCCGCGGCCCGCTCGATGACGCGCAGGTGCCCGACGTGGAAGACGTCGAAGGTCCCGAAGGTGATGACGGTGCGCGGCATGACGCGCATCCTGCCACTGCGCGACGGGCAGGCCCCGGCCCGACCCCGCCAGGGGCAGGTTAGCCTTGCCTCACCTGTCCGTGCCGGTGATGCCGGCCCGCCGCCCCCGAGGTGCCCGATGCGTCGACCTGCCCTGATGACCGCGAGCGCCCTGCTCGCCTGCACCGCGCTCTCCGGTTGCGGCGTCCTCGGCGAGGAGGAGGCGGACCTGCAGGTCTACTCGGCCCGCAAGTACGGCTCCGAGGACGTCTTCGCGCAGTTCACCGAGGAGACCGGCATCACCGTCGACTTCCTCTTCGCCGACAACGCGGCCCTGCTCGAGCGCATCCGCACCGAGGGCGCCGACAGCCCCGCCGACGTCTACATGACCGTCGACGCGGGCAACCTGTGGAACGCCGACCAGCAGGGCATCCTCGCGCCCCTCGACAGCGAGGTGCTCGAGGCCGCCGTCCCCGCCGCGGACCGCGCCGACGACGGCACGTGGTTCGGCCTGGCCAAGCGCGCCCGCACGGTGATCTACGACCCCGACCAGGTCGACCCGGCCGACTTCGACGCCGAGGACACCTACACCGGCCTCACCGACCCGCAGTGGCGCGGTCGGCTGTGCATGCGCGACCTCGACGAGACCTACATGACCTCGCTCGTCGCCTCGCTCATCGACCTGCACGGCGAGGAGGGCGCCCGGGAGATCGTCGAGGGCTGGCAGGCCAACGAGGTCGAGGTCATGGGCAACGACGTCCTCGTGATCGAGGCCGTCGAGGCCGGCACCTGCGAGGTCGGCATCGTCAACCACTACTACCTCGCGCGTGAGCAGGCGGAGGGCAAGGCGCAGGGCGTCGAGCTCTACTGGGCCTCGCAGGAGGGTGCGGGCACCCACGTCAACGTCTCCGGTGCCGGTGTCGTGGAGACCAGCGACAACCCCGCCGACGCGCAGCGGCTGCTCGAGTGGCTGGCCACGGAGGGGCAGGCCGCCCTGATCGACGGCAACCACGAGTTCCCCGTGAACCCCGACGTCGAGCCCGACGCCGAGGCGGCGGCCTACGGTCCGTTCACCGAGATGACCCTCGACGCCGAGGTCTACGGCAGCCTCAACGCGAGGGCCGCCGAGCTGCTCGTCGACGCCGGCTGGGAGTGAGCGCCGGCCGGGGCCGCGCGGCCTGGTCGGGCGCCGTCGTCCTGGCCGCCGCCCTCGTGGTGGCGCCGGTCGCGGCAGTGCTCCTCGACGCGGTCGCGGGCTCGGGCCGGACGGCGGGGTGGGAGGTGCCCGCCGGCCTGGCGCGGATGGTGCAGCAGACGACGCTGCTGCTGCTCGGCGTCGCCGCCGGCACGCTGGTGCTGGGCTGCGGCCTCGCGTGGCTGGTGACCGCGCACCGCTTCCCCGGGCGCGACGTGCTCGTGTGGCTGCTCGTGCTGCCCCTGGCGATGCCCGCCTACATCCTCGGCTTCGTCTTCCTCTCCACCTTCGACGTGGCCGGCGACGTGCAGGTGTGGCTGCGCGAGGTCACCGGCACCGGGCTGCAGGTGCCGGTGCGCGGGGTCGGCGGCGCCGCGGTGGTCATGAGCCTCACGCTCTACCCCTACGTCTACCTCCTCGCCCGCGCCGCCTTCGCCCAGCAGTCGCCCACCACCTGGGAGGCAGCGCGGTTGCTCGGCGCGAGCCGGCGCCGCGCCTTCGCGGGCGTGCTGCTGCCGCTCGCCCGGCCCTCCCTCGCCGCCGGCCTGGCGCTGGTGATGATGGAGGTCCTCACCGACTTCGCCACCGTGCAGTACTTCGGCGTGCGGACCGTGTCGGTCGGCGTCTACACGACGTGGCGCCAGACCTACCGCTTCGACCTCGCGGTGCAGCTCGCCGGGGTCGTGCTGCTCTTCGCCGTGGCGGTGCTCGCGGGCGAGCGGCTGCTGCGCGGGCGGGCCCGCTTCACCCAGCGCGGCGGCCGCGGCGGCGGCCCGACGCCGAGCCGGCTCGCGGGCTGGCGCGGGTGGCTGGCCACCGGCGTCTGCGTCCTGGTGCTGGCGGGCGGCTTCGCGGTGCCGCTGCTGCGCCTGGTGCTGTGGGCCGCGGCGCAGCTGGCCGGGGACGGCCAGCCGGTCGACCCCCGCTTCGGCGGCTACCTCCTCAACTCCGTCGTCGTCGCCGTGCTCGTCGCGCTCGCGTGCGTGGCCCTCGCGCTCGTCGTGGGGCACGCCGTCCGTCTCGGCGGCGGGCGCGTCGTGCGCGGTGCCGCGCAGCTGACCACCGTCGGGTACGCCGTGCCCGGCGCGGTCGTCGGCATCGGCACGCTCCTGGCCCTGGGCGCGGTCGACGACCTGCTCGAGGCGCTGGGGGTCCCCGGCGGCACCGGCCTGCTGGTGACCGGCTCCCTGGTGGCGATCGTGCTCGCCTACGTCGTGCGCTTCCTCGGGCCCGCCCACCAGGCCGTGGACGCGTCGTACGCGCAGGTGCGCCCCCAGCTCACGCAGTCGGCGCTCTCGCTGGGGGCCGGGCCCTGGCGGGTGCTGACCCGGGTGCACCTCCCGCTCGTGCGCCCCGGTGTCGGCGTCGCCCTGGTGCTCGTGTCCGTCGACGCGGTCAAGGAGCTGCCGGTGGTGCTGATGCTGCGCCCGTTCGGCTTCACTACGGTGTCGGTGTGGGTGCACGAGCTGGCGTCGGAGAACCTGTGGAGCCTCGCCGCGCTCCCGGCCGTGGTGATCGTCGCCCTCGCGACCGTGCCGGTCGTGCTGCTCTTCGGCCAGGTCCGGCGCGCCGACCGGCGCGAGCAGGCGAGCCGGTGAGCGCGCCCGGGCCCGACGGCGCCGACCTGCCGCCGGCGCTGGTGCTGCGCGGCGTCTCGAAGCGCTTCGGAGCGGTCGAGGCGGTGCGCGCCGTCGACCTCGAGGTGACGCCGGGAGAGGTGCTCGCGGTCATCGGTCCGTCGGGCTGCGGCAAGTCGACGGTGCTGCGGCTCGTGGCCGGGCTCGAGTCACCCGACGCCGGCGAGGTGCTGATCGCGGGAGCGACGGTCGCCGTCGGCGGCGGCCGCGCCGTCCCGCCGGAGCGCCGCCGGG
Proteins encoded:
- a CDS encoding amidohydrolase family protein, which gives rise to MTSDTPRATRGPFDTVVRGGRWFDGSGAPSSVRHLGIRDGVVAAVSASPLPEEGARLVDATGRWVMPGMVDVHTHYDVEVLDQPGLAESVRHGTTTVLLGSCSLSTVHCSPEDAGDLFGRVEAIPRRHVVDTLERHQRWTSAAEYAEALDALPLGPNVAAFLGHSDIRAAGMGLDRATRDEVRPTEAELATMQLRLAEALDAGFVGMSAQQLLFDKLDGERCRSRTLPSTYAKARERRRLESVLRERGRVLQGGPDIASPRSIASMVLGTLPGPGGRGRRQLKTSLLSAADIKANPALVSIMGPMAAAVNRLGGDFRWQHLPVPFEVYADGIDLVIFEEFGSGAAALHLADEVERNALLQDEDYRRWFRKDYDSRFGMRVWHRDFFDAQVVECPDDAVIGKTFGQVGQERGGLHPVDAFLDLVVEHGTKVRWRTTISNHRPSVLRKLARDPGVQLGFSDAGAHLRNMAFYNFGLRFLRHVHDAERAGTPFLTLERAVHRLTGELADWYSLDAGHLRQGDRADLVVVDPAALDDRLDAYAEAPVPAYDGLPRMVNRNDAAVPSVLVAGEHVVVDGVPTALLGEQRTGRFLRAG
- a CDS encoding MXAN_6640 family putative metalloprotease; translated protein: MRRSARTVATVLLVAALGAAALPAAADPGHPGHPGQPGGAGASPVLPVLPGSAAPAAEEALETATRVLEGDALPGDASPTVALRDLALALPALRGTDRREAEAALARPDARPTDPRDPVAPEGSAPYTTKPEVNCTKNVCVHHVTSGNDRPPAGWERTTLDVVQQVWDHHVGTLGYRAPLFDGARGGDRKFDVYLKDLGSLGGQGYYGYCAPEIPGGRRASAPRTAPGYCVLDDDFAKDEFGGVPLDTLRVTAAHEFFHAVQYAYDFAEDRWLLEATATWIEEQFADDVDDNRQYLFASQLRRPRTSLDFFDYGSSTPYGNWVFFEHLSQRFGRGVVKAVWRRAGDFRGAPDQHSTAAVRSVVAARKVAFPTLFAQYAAAGTVPAQSYSEGAAWPRTPVKGSWTLRLGKRGTGQVATRLAHLSSTSWDVRRGALPGRWRLLLRVDGPGRATSPAAHALVHLRGGEVQRRVVRLDRSGGARVRLPFHTGVTKVTVTLANASTRYRCGRGTEWSCRGVPLDDGARYRFSVYAVR
- a CDS encoding adenylyltransferase/cytidyltransferase family protein, giving the protein MPRTVITFGTFDVFHVGHLRVIERAAALGDRLVVGVSADALNLRKKGREPVFSQDERLAIVAALKPVSAVFVEESLEQKRDYILEHGADVLVMGDDWAGRFDEFEDVCEVVYLPRTPAISTTALIEKIAGSV
- a CDS encoding extracellular solute-binding protein, producing MRRPALMTASALLACTALSGCGVLGEEEADLQVYSARKYGSEDVFAQFTEETGITVDFLFADNAALLERIRTEGADSPADVYMTVDAGNLWNADQQGILAPLDSEVLEAAVPAADRADDGTWFGLAKRARTVIYDPDQVDPADFDAEDTYTGLTDPQWRGRLCMRDLDETYMTSLVASLIDLHGEEGAREIVEGWQANEVEVMGNDVLVIEAVEAGTCEVGIVNHYYLAREQAEGKAQGVELYWASQEGAGTHVNVSGAGVVETSDNPADAQRLLEWLATEGQAALIDGNHEFPVNPDVEPDAEAAAYGPFTEMTLDAEVYGSLNARAAELLVDAGWE
- a CDS encoding ABC transporter permease subunit, encoding MSAGRGRAAWSGAVVLAAALVVAPVAAVLLDAVAGSGRTAGWEVPAGLARMVQQTTLLLLGVAAGTLVLGCGLAWLVTAHRFPGRDVLVWLLVLPLAMPAYILGFVFLSTFDVAGDVQVWLREVTGTGLQVPVRGVGGAAVVMSLTLYPYVYLLARAAFAQQSPTTWEAARLLGASRRRAFAGVLLPLARPSLAAGLALVMMEVLTDFATVQYFGVRTVSVGVYTTWRQTYRFDLAVQLAGVVLLFAVAVLAGERLLRGRARFTQRGGRGGGPTPSRLAGWRGWLATGVCVLVLAGGFAVPLLRLVLWAAAQLAGDGQPVDPRFGGYLLNSVVVAVLVALACVALALVVGHAVRLGGGRVVRGAAQLTTVGYAVPGAVVGIGTLLALGAVDDLLEALGVPGGTGLLVTGSLVAIVLAYVVRFLGPAHQAVDASYAQVRPQLTQSALSLGAGPWRVLTRVHLPLVRPGVGVALVLVSVDAVKELPVVLMLRPFGFTTVSVWVHELASENLWSLAALPAVVIVALATVPVVLLFGQVRRADRREQASR